The following is a genomic window from Rutidosis leptorrhynchoides isolate AG116_Rl617_1_P2 chromosome 8, CSIRO_AGI_Rlap_v1, whole genome shotgun sequence.
agtaagtatctccataagtatattaacaatgagttatatacatataaacaagactactaacttaaggatttcgaaacgagacatatatgtaacgattatcgttgtaacgacatttaaatgtatatatatcatattaagatatattaatatatcataatatcatgataatataataatttaacatctcattagatataataaacaatgggttaacaacattaattgagatcgttaacttaaaggtttcaaaacaacacttacatgtaacgactaacgatgacttaacgactcagttaaaatgtatatacatgtagtgtatttagatgtattaaaatacttttggaagacttcaagacatatatcaaaacactcatacttaacgaaaatggttacagttactttcccattcttttctttcatcaagaattctagtcgtattcttacccgtattatacacagcttcaaaacgtacttactatgggtatataccaataggaactagcatgggattccactcttgattaaatcatgtatgactaatcaattttaacttctaccatgagctagtcaactaactagaactccttttaaccccactcaccactcaccaattaccactcatcattcactccatttcacttccaattctctttctaattctctctcaacacacacacacactattatgaacgtattttttcagtagttaatcatcatcttcatcaaaaatcacttcaagaatcaagctataatcatcataggaagaacacttcaagaacacttcaaaaatcccttcaagtttactaatttacttccaagctttctaatccattccaagtaatcatctaagatcaagaaacctttgttatatacagtaggttatctttcttattcaaggtaatattcatattcaaactttgattcaatttctataactataaactatcttaattcgagtaaaaatcttacttgaacttgtttttgtgtcatgatcctacttcaagaactttcaagccatccaagatcctttgaagctagatcatttcttgtcacttccagtaggtttacctactaaacttgagatagtaatgatgttcataacatcattcgattcatatatataaaactatcttattcgaaggtttaaactcgtaatcactagaacatagtttagttaattctaaacttgttctcaaacaaaagttaattcttctaaattgacttttaaaattaactaaacacatgttctatatctatatgatatgctaacttaatgatttaaaacctggaaacacgaaaaacaccgtaaaaccagatttatgccgtcgtagtatcaccgcgggctgttttgggttagttaattaaaaactatgataaactttgatttaaaagttgttattctgagaaaatgatttttattatgaacatgaaactatatccaaaaattatggttaaactcaaagtggaagtatgttttctaaaatggtcatctagacgtcgttctttcgactgaaatgactacctttacaaaaatgacttgtaacttattcttatgactataaacctatactttttctatttagattcataaaatagagttcaatatgaaaccatagaaatttgattaactcaaaacggatttaaaatgaagaagttatgggtaaaacaagattggataatttttctcattttagctacgtgaaaattggtaacaaatctattccaaccataacttaatcaacttgtattgtatattatttaatcttgagataccatagacacgtatacaatgtttcgacctatcatgtcgacacatctatatatatttcggaacaaccatagacactctatatgtgaatgttggagttagctatatacagggttgaggttgattccaaaatatatatagtttgagttgtgatcaatactgagatacgtatacactgggtcgtggattgattcaagataatatttatcgatttatttctgtacatctaactgtggacaactagttgtaggttattaacgaggacagctgacttaataaacttaaaacatcaaaatatattaaaagtgttgtaaatatattttgaacatattttaatatatatgtatatattgttataggttcgtgaatcaacagtggccaagtcttacttctcgacgaagtaaaaatctgtgaaagtgagttgtagtcctacttttaaaatctaatatttttgggatgagaatacatgcaggttttataaatgatttacaaaatagacacaagtacgtgaaactacattctatggttgaattatcgaaatcgaatatgcccctttttattaagtctggtaatctaagaattagggaacagacactctaattgatgcgaatcctaaagatagatctattgggcctaacaaaccccatccaaagtaccggatgctttagtacttcgaaatttatatcatatccgaagggtgtcccggaatgatggggatattcttatatatgcatcttgttaatgtcggttaccaggtgttcaccatatgaatgatttttatctctatgtatgggatgtgtattgaaatatgaaatcttgtggtctattgttacgatttgatatatataggttaaacctataactcaccaacatttttgttgatgtttaaagcatgtttattctcaggtgaatattaagagcttccgctgttgcatactaaaataaggacaagatttggagtccatgtttgtatgatattgtgtaaaaactgcattcaagaaactgatttcgatgtatcatatttgtattgtaaaccattatgtaatggtcgtgtgtaaataggatattttagattatcattatttgataatcttcgtaaagctttttaaacctttatttatgaaataaaggttatggtttgttttaaaaatgaatgcagtctttgaaaaacgtctcatatagaggtcaaaacctcgcaacgaaatcaattaatatggaacgtttttaatcaataagaacggcacATTTCAAGCATACCGAACATGATCTGCATGATGTCTAGACCATCTGTTGAACCCAACAGTAGTGAGTGTACGTGCACTGTCAGGGATACGTCGTGCTAGTATACCATAGTGGTGATCAAAATCGGATTTTCTATACGCTTTGTACATTTTCCAGTAGTGCCACTCGTAACTTTTAACCCTTTTAGACACACTTTTGAGGTTTCCCAACAAATGTCTAGCACATAGTGCATTAAATACTTCTAGAAATACGTTTGATATGCCAGCAGCTATTGCAGGTGCCCTGTCAGATATAATGGTAAGATTAACAATACAACACCCCAAAGACTGTAGAGAGTCTCTTAGATTACCAAAAAACCTTGTCCAATGATCGGTGGTCTCTCCTGCTCCAATACCATAGGCTAATGGAAGGATTCCATTGTTAGCATCCATAGCGATAGCAATCAAGTTAGTCCCCAAGTAACGACTTTTTAAATGAGCCCCATCGACTATGATTACTGGTCGTGCATAATTAACAAACGAAAGTGTCTGCATATTAAAGTATTGAAACATTATTTTTAAATACGAGTTGAATTAATAAGTAAATAAAGAAAGCATTAAACATACCGTTGCACCAATGGACATGTAACTCATAACAAATCTGCCTTTGTTGTCCGTTCGAATGTTGGTTACACTACCTGGGTTAGACAATCTAAGATTATATAGATAATTAGGTAGTATTTGAAAGGAATCTTCAAGACTACCCCTCAACATCTCAATTGCGTAACATTTGGCTTTCCATGCTTGGTGGTATGATAGACTTTTTTTAAATCGCGCCGACATATCAGTCCTTATATCATTTGGTCGATAGACACGACCTTCTTGTTTCATCACCTCTTTTAGTATATTACCTAGGACCTTCTTGGTGGCATGCTTATtgttcggaagaatttgggtatttGAGCACGTGTGTAGATCATTCAACTTCCGTACTTGAAAGTTGTTGCTATCTTGTATACACCTAGCAGTAATTTGCCATGAACAATTTGGTGATATGCATGTAGCTGTATACCTTGACTTGTCTGAGTACTTTGGTTTTATCTGGAACCCTTCAGTAACACACTTTGTACGTAATTGCATAAGAAAATCTTCCTTGTTTTCGAAAGTCTGATTCAATTTAACTAGATCTGAGGTTTCATATATTGTCATTGATCTAGGTTTCATTTCGGGTTAGGTGTTCGACAGTAACGGTGGCATGTTCCAAAAGATATCATCTGGTTGGGGATTATACTTAATTGGCTGGTCATAAGTTTGTGTTTGGTCGACGTATTCATCTTCGTATTCATCATCACTATCAGGAACATCATCCTTATCAACTATGTAGTTAGAAAAAGGGTGTTTTGTTGGTTTGATTAGATTCACATTTTCCATATCATCATGCTCAGATCCGCTTTGATCAGATGTAGGTAAGTCAACCATGTAATGATCTTCGTTACCTTCAAACGGTGGTTGTTTATCATTCAACAAATTGGTGTATTGTATTTGTTGGTTGATTTCATCTGTGTTTTGAGTTTGTAAGTTGATCTGATTTACAGATTGATTTTGTAGGTTCGAATTATTTGTGTATGGATGTGGTTGGTTGTACTGATCAGTGTATGGGtggtgtaggttgaactgattgttACTTTGGTGTTCTAGGTCGTACTGATTGATGGTTGactgttgtaggttgaactgattgatGGATGACTGTTGTCGGTTGAACTCATTATTGTATGGATGATGTAGGTTGAACTGTTAATTGGATTGCTGAGGTAGATTGAACTGATTATTGGATGGATGATTAAGGTTGTACTGATTATTGTAAGGATTTTGTAGGTTGAACTGATAATTGGTCGGATGTTGTAGGTTTAACCGATTATTGTATTgttgttgtaggttgaactgatcattaggattagtaaggtttcgacctaaaacatgcattgaattcgtaatatcttctagatatatgtgaacgggttgatttgagatggcgaaattcataaaatcattaaaatcatcttcatcatcagtgatatccaagacacagttatcgacaacgtatttcatagatataactaaatcttgtgaaaCATCGATTTTTTTTAACACATATTTTAACAAAAACGTACGATTTAAGGGTTTGTTTGGCGCGATTGTAAGTTTCAAAGGTACTCTGGGACAATTAAGTGGCATATAAACTATATGATTATTGACATGTTCAAAATAACCTCCTGAACAAATATATATCTTTAACTTACTCATCACTAAATATGTAAAGACATATAAAAGTAGGGATTACTCACCAATAAGTGATGACCTCAAACTGCGCAAAGAGTTAACTGCAACTACTAAGTTGTTGTGAATATGAATCTGGTGTGTTTGAATATCGATCAAGTATGgtgttttgataatgctaaaaacgaacatatatttcatagcattattcctcaagaaagacaagcttttagttgcaattgtcctatttacaagtgatattcgtttaaataataaaaggtgaagacaaaagacagattcgacgaattgaagacgcaaacgaccaaaaagctcaaaagtacaaaatacaatcaatgaggttccaattattgataagaaacgtctca
Proteins encoded in this region:
- the LOC139864086 gene encoding uncharacterized protein, which gives rise to MTIYETSDLVKLNQTFENKEDFLMQLRTKCVTEGFQIKPKYSDKSRYTATCISPNCSWQITARCIQDSNNFQVRKLNDLHTCSNTQILPNNKHATKKVLGNILKEVMKQEGRVYRPNDIRTDMSARFKKSLSYHQAWKAKCYAIEMLRGSLEDSFQILPNYLYNLRLSNPGSVTNIRTDNKGRFVMSYMSIGATTLSFVNYARPVIIVDGAHLKSRYLGTNLIAIAMDANNGILPLAYGIGAGETTDHWTRFFGNLRDSLQSLGCCIVNLTIISDRAPAIAAGISNVFLEVFNALCARHLLGNLKSVSKRVKSYEWHYWKMYKAYRKSDFDHHYGILARRIPDSARTLTTVGFNRWSRHHADHVRYA